Proteins encoded within one genomic window of Amorphoplanes friuliensis DSM 7358:
- a CDS encoding sigma-70 family RNA polymerase sigma factor, which produces MAFQPDTATVVAARAGDPAAVDRLVAGYLPLVYTIVGRALDGHADVDDVVQDTMLRVLRNLGDLREPEAFRSWLVAITVRQVRERYRVRRASPDALLPDDVRDPGADFTDLAITRLELAGQRRETAEATRWLDEDNRELLSLWWLEASGELTRDEIVSAIEVTRQHAAVRIQRMKGQLETARVVVRALAASPPCADLGLLTADWDGRPGALWRKRIARHTRDCRQCSPAWSGLVAAEKLLVGMALVPLPHSLGGGGLAALGGAHTAAHAAGSHVAHAVSGKALAAKIAVKGGVGVGRRVLTAMLATGAVAGGGAAAVVYTNDDKPAANAAVVSTAAPAPKLSLPAPTPSATSVSPSAKPSPTKKKTKAPVVPVPPTETSAKKGVGTWQFAGIKGALDDVGAGWYYNWAPDNDSMPAPSDVEFVPMIWGKANVTSATFAKAKKEGDVLLGFNEPDMGGQANMSVEDALADWPKLQDTGMRLGSPAVAYGGDTDGGWLDRFMKGAKAKNLRVDFITLHWYGSDFSDAAVGQFLGYVDAVHKKYDLPIWVTEYGLMNFTGSPKYPTGAQEAAFIKGTTAGMEKRSFVERYAWFGLPAVGDSVDFGLYKDSSTPTEAGKAYKAAG; this is translated from the coding sequence ATGGCGTTTCAACCGGACACCGCGACGGTCGTCGCCGCCCGCGCCGGCGACCCGGCCGCGGTCGATCGCCTCGTCGCGGGGTACCTGCCGCTCGTCTACACGATCGTCGGCCGGGCCCTGGACGGGCACGCCGACGTCGACGACGTCGTGCAGGACACCATGCTCCGGGTGCTGCGCAACCTAGGTGACCTGCGTGAACCCGAGGCGTTCCGGTCCTGGCTGGTGGCGATCACCGTGCGCCAGGTGCGCGAGCGGTACCGCGTCCGCCGGGCCTCACCCGACGCGCTGCTGCCCGACGACGTCCGCGACCCGGGTGCCGATTTCACCGATCTGGCGATCACCCGCCTCGAGCTGGCCGGCCAGCGCCGCGAGACCGCCGAGGCCACCCGCTGGCTCGACGAGGACAACCGCGAGCTGCTCTCGCTCTGGTGGCTGGAGGCCTCCGGTGAGCTCACCCGCGACGAGATCGTCTCCGCGATCGAGGTGACCCGCCAGCACGCCGCGGTCCGCATCCAGCGCATGAAGGGCCAGCTGGAGACCGCCCGGGTGGTCGTCCGGGCGCTCGCCGCCTCGCCGCCCTGCGCCGATCTGGGCCTGCTCACCGCCGACTGGGACGGGCGGCCCGGCGCGCTCTGGCGCAAGCGCATCGCCCGGCACACCCGCGACTGCCGGCAGTGCTCGCCGGCCTGGTCAGGGCTGGTCGCCGCCGAGAAACTCCTGGTCGGCATGGCCCTCGTCCCGCTGCCGCACTCCCTCGGCGGTGGCGGCCTGGCCGCACTCGGCGGGGCACACACCGCGGCCCACGCGGCGGGTTCGCACGTTGCCCACGCGGTCTCCGGCAAGGCCCTGGCGGCCAAGATCGCGGTCAAGGGCGGCGTCGGTGTCGGCCGCCGCGTGCTGACCGCCATGCTGGCGACGGGCGCCGTGGCCGGTGGTGGCGCCGCTGCGGTGGTCTACACCAACGACGACAAGCCGGCCGCCAACGCGGCCGTCGTGTCGACGGCGGCACCCGCCCCGAAGCTCTCCCTGCCGGCACCGACCCCGAGCGCAACCTCGGTGTCACCGTCCGCGAAGCCGTCACCGACCAAGAAGAAGACCAAGGCGCCCGTCGTACCCGTGCCGCCGACCGAGACCTCGGCCAAGAAGGGCGTCGGCACCTGGCAGTTCGCGGGGATCAAGGGCGCGCTCGACGACGTCGGCGCCGGTTGGTACTACAACTGGGCACCGGACAACGACTCCATGCCGGCCCCGTCGGACGTCGAGTTCGTGCCGATGATCTGGGGCAAGGCGAACGTCACCTCCGCCACCTTCGCCAAGGCGAAGAAGGAGGGCGACGTGCTGCTCGGCTTCAACGAGCCGGACATGGGCGGGCAGGCGAACATGAGCGTCGAGGACGCCCTCGCCGACTGGCCGAAGCTCCAGGACACCGGGATGCGCCTGGGCAGTCCGGCGGTGGCGTACGGCGGTGACACGGACGGCGGCTGGCTCGACCGCTTCATGAAGGGCGCCAAGGCGAAGAACCTGCGCGTCGACTTCATCACCCTGCACTGGTACGGCTCCGACTTCAGCGACGCCGCGGTCGGGCAGTTCCTGGGTTACGTCGACGCGGTGCACAAGAAGTACGACCTGCCGATCTGGGTCACCGAGTACGGCCTGATGAACTTCACCGGCTCGCCGAAGTACCCGACGGGCGCCCAGGAAGCGGCGTTCATCAAGGGCACCACGGCCGGCATGGAGAAGCGCTCGTTCGTCGAGCGGTACGCCTGGTTCGGCCTGCCCGCCGTGGGTGACAGCGTCGACTTCGGGCTCTACAAGGACTCGTCGACTCCGACCGAGGCGGGTAAGGCGTACAAGGCCGCGGGATAG
- a CDS encoding ATP-binding protein: MRISLKLNLPREVDSVPAVRRLLRCALAVFHVPRQDGEDLEIALTEACANVVKHASGADAIEVSLDVGADRCAIDVSDNGSGFDALAVAEPDETGEHGRGLFLIKALSDNVRMQSTPRNGSLIHFEKTFALAGGPGSL; encoded by the coding sequence ATGCGCATCTCGTTGAAGCTCAATCTGCCCCGCGAGGTCGACAGCGTCCCTGCCGTACGCCGCCTGCTCCGCTGTGCGCTGGCGGTTTTCCACGTGCCCCGCCAGGACGGCGAGGACCTGGAGATCGCGCTGACCGAGGCCTGCGCCAACGTCGTCAAGCACGCTTCCGGTGCCGACGCCATCGAGGTCAGCCTCGACGTCGGTGCGGACCGCTGCGCCATCGACGTGTCCGACAACGGGTCGGGCTTCGACGCCCTCGCGGTGGCCGAGCCGGACGAGACCGGTGAGCACGGGCGCGGGCTGTTCCTGATCAAGGCCCTGAGCGACAACGTCCGGATGCAGTCGACCCCGCGCAACGGGAGCCTCATCCACTTCGAGAAGACGTTCGCACTGGCCGGAGGCCCCGGCTCACTCTGA
- a CDS encoding PP2C family protein-serine/threonine phosphatase, which produces MPEGDPTLSDRPTPVGALLRAAPPDRLPEVVADHLRRHYAAGRTEVLLGDLMLSSLWPVLDRDGPSGNTLALRCFGSQRPVVDIAHDANRVYLPLTAWGERLGVLVVQTTLPSGTGLTDELSVIADEFAVALRAADVVTDRYRQVTRRERLTMAAELQWEMLPGRSLGDDRFLVAGQLQPAYAVFGDHYDWSLIGDRLTLTVLNGHGDGLDAAVLTTVAVNAMRNARRSGANIVEQAELASDALYSRYGGAAHAATLLLEIDLVGGRVEAVDAGSPRAVLAREREIRPVTLEQQLPLGMFGETRYETQRFLLEPADRLLVVSDGVHAASPGGRAPYGESALLTALRRTRLQPATEAVGTVMRGLREYHAGTEPEDDAVTVCLDWRR; this is translated from the coding sequence ATGCCGGAGGGAGACCCGACCTTGTCCGACCGTCCGACGCCAGTCGGCGCGCTGCTGCGCGCGGCGCCGCCCGATCGGCTTCCCGAGGTGGTGGCGGACCATCTGCGCCGGCACTATGCCGCGGGCCGGACCGAGGTGCTGCTCGGTGACCTCATGCTCTCCAGCCTGTGGCCCGTGCTGGACCGCGACGGGCCCTCCGGCAACACCCTCGCGCTGCGCTGCTTCGGCAGCCAGCGGCCCGTCGTGGACATCGCCCACGACGCCAACCGGGTCTATCTGCCCTTGACCGCGTGGGGCGAACGCCTCGGCGTCCTGGTCGTGCAGACCACTCTGCCGTCCGGCACGGGACTGACCGACGAGTTGTCCGTGATCGCGGACGAGTTCGCCGTCGCCCTGCGCGCCGCCGACGTCGTCACCGACCGGTACAGGCAGGTCACGCGGCGCGAGCGCCTCACCATGGCGGCCGAGCTGCAATGGGAGATGCTCCCGGGCCGCTCACTGGGCGACGACCGCTTCCTGGTCGCCGGTCAGCTGCAGCCCGCGTACGCCGTGTTCGGCGACCACTACGACTGGTCGCTGATCGGTGACCGGCTGACGCTGACCGTGCTCAACGGTCACGGCGACGGTCTCGACGCCGCGGTGCTGACCACCGTGGCGGTCAACGCCATGCGGAACGCCCGCCGCTCCGGTGCCAACATCGTCGAGCAGGCCGAGCTCGCCTCCGACGCCCTCTACTCCCGGTACGGCGGAGCCGCGCACGCCGCCACCCTGCTGCTCGAGATCGACCTGGTCGGCGGCCGGGTCGAGGCCGTGGACGCCGGCTCGCCGCGGGCCGTGCTGGCCCGCGAACGCGAGATCCGGCCGGTGACCCTGGAACAGCAGCTGCCGCTGGGCATGTTCGGCGAGACGCGGTACGAGACGCAGCGCTTCCTGCTCGAACCGGCCGACCGGCTGCTGGTGGTGAGCGACGGCGTGCACGCGGCGTCACCCGGCGGCCGGGCTCCCTACGGTGAATCTGCCCTGTTGACTGCTTTGCGCCGGACGCGCCTGCAGCCCGCCACCGAGGCAGTCGGTACGGTGATGCGTGGCCTCCGCGAATATCACGCCGGCACCGAACCGGAGGACGACGCCGTCACCGTGTGCCTCGACTGGCGGCGATGA
- a CDS encoding MarR family transcriptional regulator produces the protein MERVTDVAAAVESTVESLLGVFETARLAQSPAVPPAQLRVLTIISRSQHTNMSRLAEALDVVPSSASRLCDRLEATGLLRRVPDPRDRREVRLLLTPAAGRLLDELRERRRAALAEVLERMSPARRADLVLALEAFDIAAGTEADGDADGLRSA, from the coding sequence ATGGAGCGCGTCACAGACGTCGCCGCGGCGGTGGAGTCGACGGTCGAGTCGCTGCTCGGCGTCTTCGAGACGGCCCGGCTCGCGCAGTCACCGGCGGTCCCTCCGGCCCAGCTGCGCGTCCTCACGATCATCTCGCGTTCCCAGCACACCAACATGAGCCGCCTGGCCGAGGCCCTCGACGTGGTGCCGTCGTCGGCGAGCCGGCTCTGCGACCGTCTGGAGGCCACCGGTCTGCTGCGCCGGGTGCCGGACCCCCGCGACCGGCGCGAGGTGCGGCTGCTGCTCACCCCCGCGGCCGGGCGTCTCCTCGACGAGCTGCGCGAACGCCGCCGTGCGGCCCTCGCCGAGGTGCTGGAACGCATGAGCCCGGCCCGCCGCGCCGATCTGGTGCTGGCCCTCGAGGCCTTCGACATCGCGGCCGGCACCGAGGCGGACGGTGACGCGGACGGTCTCCGTTCGGCTTGA
- a CDS encoding LLM class flavin-dependent oxidoreductase, protein MRIGIVILPDERWSVAGRRWRRAEEYGFDHAWTYDHLGWRDLVDGPWFDAVPTLTAAAMVTRRIRLGTFVASPNFRHPVHFTREITALDDISEGRLLLGVGAGGTGFDSAVLGQPELTPRRRVDRFTEFLTVLDLLMRNDRADFEGEFYRAVDARSIPGPVQRPRPPFVVAANGPRALRLAARFGDGWVTTGAQAVDDEEAWWRSVAEVSERFGEAEAQAGRKLDRYLNLDSSPVLSLSSPDAFTDAVGRAARLGFTDVMTHWPRATSWYAGDEKVLETIAPMLPELRAS, encoded by the coding sequence GTGCGCATCGGCATCGTGATCCTTCCCGACGAACGCTGGTCCGTGGCGGGCCGCCGCTGGCGCCGGGCCGAGGAGTACGGCTTCGACCACGCCTGGACGTACGACCACCTCGGCTGGCGTGACCTGGTCGACGGCCCGTGGTTCGACGCGGTGCCGACGCTGACCGCCGCGGCGATGGTGACCCGCCGGATCCGTCTCGGCACGTTCGTCGCGTCGCCGAACTTCCGCCACCCGGTGCACTTCACCCGGGAGATCACCGCGCTCGACGACATCTCCGAGGGCCGGCTGCTGCTGGGTGTGGGCGCGGGCGGCACCGGCTTCGACTCGGCCGTGCTGGGGCAGCCGGAGCTGACCCCGCGCCGGCGGGTCGACCGCTTCACGGAGTTCCTGACCGTGCTCGACCTGCTCATGCGCAACGACCGGGCCGACTTCGAGGGCGAGTTCTACCGGGCGGTCGACGCCCGCAGCATTCCCGGGCCGGTCCAGCGCCCACGGCCGCCGTTCGTGGTCGCCGCCAACGGCCCCCGGGCCCTGCGGCTGGCAGCGCGTTTCGGCGACGGCTGGGTGACCACGGGTGCGCAGGCCGTCGACGACGAGGAGGCCTGGTGGCGCTCGGTCGCCGAGGTCAGCGAGCGTTTCGGTGAGGCCGAGGCCCAGGCGGGCCGCAAGCTCGACCGCTATCTCAACCTGGACTCGTCGCCGGTTCTCTCCCTGAGCAGCCCGGACGCTTTCACGGACGCCGTGGGCCGCGCGGCACGGCTCGGCTTCACCGACGTCATGACGCACTGGCCGCGGGCCACGAGCTGGTACGCCGGCGACGAGAAGGTGCTGGAAACGATCGCGCCGATGCTGCCGGAACTCCGCGCTTCCTGA